One region of Bdellovibrio bacteriovorus genomic DNA includes:
- the mqo gene encoding malate dehydrogenase (quinone) produces MQKLFLLLLCFCLLACSNNPPVEKSVDTVLVGGGIMSATLGTLLKELDPKMTMEVFERLDAVAAESSAAMNNAGTGHSAFCELNYTPENADGSINTKKAVDINESFEISKQFWAYQVQQKVLPDPKAFITNVPHMSFVWGEDNVQYLRKRYEALQQEPLFRGMQYSENHDEIRQWIPLVMEGRDSTQRIAATRMDIGTDVNFGSLTKAFFEHMSTYPDVKINVRHEVRDIKRNEDATWNVIVKDLDTDSYKAYNAKFVFIGAGGGALKLLQKSGIPEAKGYGGVSVGGEWLVTTNQSLIERHQAKVYGKASVGSPPMSVPHLDTRVIDGKKALLFGPFATFSTKFLMNGSWWDLFRSLNTSNIIPMIQAGLDNIPLTRYLIEQLMLSEDERISTLREYFPNAEKADWNLEVAGQRVQIVKKSEEKGGVLEFGTEIVGSEDGSIAALLGASPGASTAAPIMITLVERSFKGRMQTPEWQAKIKEIIPSYGRKLNSDLALLNKTREWSSKQLQLKFIKVRELPAEKKIVNN; encoded by the coding sequence ATGCAAAAACTCTTTTTATTGTTGCTGTGCTTTTGTTTGTTGGCGTGTTCAAACAATCCACCAGTGGAAAAGTCCGTAGACACCGTGTTGGTCGGTGGCGGTATCATGAGTGCGACGCTGGGGACTTTGTTGAAGGAGTTAGATCCGAAGATGACCATGGAAGTCTTTGAGCGATTGGATGCAGTGGCCGCTGAAAGTTCCGCAGCCATGAATAACGCTGGGACGGGACATTCGGCGTTTTGTGAACTCAACTACACCCCAGAAAATGCAGATGGCAGTATCAATACGAAGAAGGCCGTCGACATTAATGAGTCATTTGAAATCTCAAAACAGTTTTGGGCTTACCAAGTTCAACAGAAAGTTCTTCCTGATCCTAAGGCTTTCATCACAAACGTTCCGCACATGAGTTTCGTGTGGGGTGAAGACAACGTTCAATATCTTAGGAAGCGTTACGAAGCTTTACAGCAAGAGCCGCTCTTTCGTGGCATGCAGTATTCCGAAAACCACGATGAAATCAGACAATGGATTCCTCTTGTGATGGAAGGACGAGATTCAACGCAAAGAATTGCCGCAACTCGTATGGACATTGGCACAGATGTGAATTTCGGTTCTCTGACAAAAGCTTTCTTTGAGCATATGTCGACATATCCTGATGTGAAGATCAATGTCCGACATGAAGTGCGTGATATTAAAAGAAACGAAGACGCCACTTGGAATGTAATCGTAAAAGACTTAGATACCGATTCTTACAAAGCTTATAATGCGAAGTTTGTCTTCATTGGAGCAGGCGGCGGCGCTTTAAAACTTTTGCAAAAAAGTGGAATTCCCGAAGCCAAAGGATATGGTGGAGTTTCTGTGGGTGGTGAGTGGCTTGTGACGACAAACCAGTCTCTAATCGAACGCCATCAAGCCAAGGTGTATGGCAAAGCATCCGTGGGTTCACCTCCTATGTCAGTTCCTCATTTAGACACTCGTGTGATTGATGGAAAAAAAGCCCTGTTGTTTGGTCCGTTCGCGACTTTTTCGACAAAGTTTTTAATGAATGGATCTTGGTGGGATTTATTCCGCTCGCTAAATACCAGTAATATAATTCCGATGATTCAAGCGGGTTTAGACAATATTCCTTTGACTCGTTATTTGATTGAACAGCTGATGCTCAGTGAGGATGAACGCATTTCGACCCTTCGAGAGTACTTTCCCAATGCTGAAAAAGCGGACTGGAATTTAGAAGTCGCCGGTCAGCGTGTGCAGATCGTAAAGAAAAGCGAAGAAAAAGGGGGAGTTCTCGAATTCGGGACAGAGATTGTTGGCTCGGAGGACGGGTCGATCGCGGCTCTTTTGGGGGCGTCTCCAGGAGCTTCAACGGCGGCGCCTATCATGATCACACTGGTTGAAAGATCTTTTAAAGGACGCATGCAGACACCCGAGTGGCAAGCGAAGATAAAGGAAATCATTCCGTCCTATGGAAGAAAACTGAACAGTGATTTGGCGCTTTTAAATAAAACTCGCGAGTGGAGCAGCAAGCAGCTTCAACTTAAGTTTATAAAAGTAAGAGAGCTGCCTGCTGAGAAGAAAATTGTTAATAACTAG
- a CDS encoding bifunctional alpha,alpha-trehalose-phosphate synthase (UDP-forming)/trehalose-phosphatase — translation MSEKPKRIFISNRLPFNITADGELKRGSGGLVSALLGVSLDEPFAWFGFDTDKDEAERLQNKVSQAHPHLQSYPVYISKERYEKYYDGFSNEIIWPLFHYESQLTGFIRENWEAYKEANQIMADEIVKVATDKDTIWIHDFHFLLLPKMLRERLPNVKIGFFLHIPFPSAELFRQLPVREEILSAMLHSDLIGFHEHSYLRQFTVSLKSILGLDTSFFKADLNGHAAHLGVYPISIESDAYKAKASSPEVQQKCDYYASVSNVPFTLLGVDRLDYTKGLVLKLRGLHRAFTKYPELVGKISLLQIAVPTRENVQAYMDLKKEIEQLVGSINGQFGTPDYIPVHYIFKSISEVELLALYRSSNAALVTSKRDGMNLVAMEYVMAQDLETPGSLILSEFAGASSMLSDALIVNPWDVDAIADAIKQAFEMSFDERYERLSHLQEILSRYSSTKWALAFLKDLEQITQISSKKVVDIQAPPESWPKPLHSALQTKKMKVVLDYDGTVVALAKRPELATLLEETKHLLLSLHEKMEVFVISGRSKEFLESQFADMPIGLAAEHGAYFKFPGETWQSRIASEIQAWYPQIEKVMNDYSDRVPLAWVEKKSASLVWHFRQSPADFANFQAKKLHDELQVGMANEPVSIAMGSNIVEAKAIECNKGNFLRWLLQLGNTDADSIICIGDDRTDEDMFRALGEKGFSIKVGPGITEAHYRLKNQKEVLSFLHELVITKASIVASKHFEQRRENDASY, via the coding sequence ATGTCAGAAAAACCAAAAAGAATTTTTATCAGCAACAGACTGCCTTTCAACATCACTGCTGACGGCGAGCTTAAAAGAGGTAGTGGCGGGCTTGTCTCTGCGTTGCTCGGGGTCAGTCTTGATGAGCCATTTGCCTGGTTTGGTTTTGACACCGATAAAGACGAAGCAGAGCGACTGCAAAACAAAGTCAGCCAAGCGCATCCTCACTTACAAAGTTATCCTGTTTATATTTCGAAGGAAAGGTACGAAAAGTACTACGATGGATTTTCTAATGAAATTATCTGGCCGCTTTTCCACTATGAAAGTCAATTGACAGGTTTTATCCGCGAAAACTGGGAAGCTTACAAAGAAGCAAACCAGATTATGGCCGACGAAATCGTGAAAGTGGCAACTGACAAAGACACTATCTGGATTCATGACTTCCATTTTCTGCTTCTACCTAAGATGCTTCGCGAACGTTTGCCGAACGTTAAAATCGGATTTTTTTTACACATTCCGTTTCCCAGCGCGGAACTTTTCCGCCAGCTTCCCGTTCGCGAAGAAATTCTTTCAGCGATGCTTCACTCAGATCTTATCGGCTTTCATGAGCACTCGTACCTCAGGCAGTTCACGGTGAGTCTAAAATCTATTCTGGGTTTAGATACCTCGTTTTTTAAAGCCGACCTTAACGGACACGCAGCTCATCTGGGTGTTTATCCTATCAGTATTGAAAGTGATGCCTATAAGGCGAAAGCGTCTTCTCCTGAGGTCCAACAAAAATGTGACTATTATGCAAGCGTAAGCAATGTTCCGTTCACTCTTTTGGGCGTCGATCGATTGGATTATACAAAGGGATTGGTTTTAAAGCTGCGCGGTCTTCATAGGGCGTTTACAAAATATCCTGAACTCGTCGGAAAAATTTCACTTTTACAGATCGCCGTTCCGACTCGAGAAAATGTTCAAGCCTACATGGATCTGAAAAAGGAAATCGAGCAACTGGTAGGCTCTATCAACGGACAGTTCGGCACTCCGGATTATATTCCTGTTCATTATATTTTTAAGTCTATTTCTGAAGTTGAGCTTTTAGCTCTGTATAGAAGTTCTAACGCGGCTTTAGTAACGAGCAAGCGAGACGGAATGAATCTTGTCGCCATGGAATACGTCATGGCTCAAGACCTTGAAACTCCAGGATCTTTGATCTTAAGTGAATTTGCCGGAGCCTCTTCCATGCTCAGTGATGCTCTGATCGTGAACCCGTGGGACGTAGATGCCATCGCCGACGCCATCAAACAAGCCTTCGAGATGAGTTTTGATGAGCGCTATGAAAGACTGTCCCATCTGCAAGAGATCTTGTCGCGCTACTCTTCTACCAAATGGGCCCTAGCGTTTCTTAAAGATCTGGAACAAATCACGCAAATCTCCAGCAAAAAAGTTGTAGATATTCAAGCGCCACCGGAATCCTGGCCGAAGCCACTGCATAGCGCTTTGCAGACTAAAAAAATGAAGGTCGTCTTAGACTATGATGGCACGGTCGTGGCCTTAGCAAAGCGTCCCGAACTCGCGACACTGCTTGAGGAAACAAAACATCTTCTTTTATCCTTGCACGAAAAAATGGAAGTCTTCGTTATCAGCGGACGGTCCAAAGAGTTTCTAGAATCTCAGTTTGCCGACATGCCGATTGGCTTAGCAGCCGAACACGGAGCTTACTTCAAATTTCCAGGCGAAACTTGGCAAAGTCGCATAGCCTCTGAGATTCAAGCTTGGTATCCACAAATTGAAAAAGTAATGAATGATTACTCGGACCGCGTCCCCTTAGCATGGGTTGAAAAAAAGAGCGCCTCCCTAGTCTGGCACTTTCGCCAATCGCCAGCGGATTTTGCTAACTTTCAGGCCAAGAAACTTCACGACGAACTGCAAGTCGGTATGGCAAATGAACCTGTTTCTATAGCCATGGGATCAAATATCGTAGAAGCAAAGGCGATCGAATGTAACAAAGGAAACTTTCTGCGCTGGCTTCTTCAGTTGGGAAACACGGACGCGGACTCCATTATCTGTATCGGCGATGACCGCACGGACGAAGACATGTTTAGAGCATTAGGTGAGAAAGGATTTTCAATCAAAGTAGGCCCGGGTATAACCGAAGCCCACTATCGCTTGAAGAATCAAAAAGAAGTTCTTTCGTTTTTGCATGAATTGGTGATTACGAAAGCGAGCATCGTTGCTTCGAAGCATTTCGAACAGCGCCGCGAAAACGACGCTAGTTATTAA
- a CDS encoding glycoside hydrolase family 15 protein, translating into MESTTFGSPHRYDHGLIGNCAYTALVDTKANISWLCWPRFDSSFIFGPLLDPEKGGQFSFTPSGKNFSSSQSYIKNTNILSTRIETTDGAFEVIDFAPRFNLFERYHKPLMLFRKIKKLSGRPRITVKCNPVGDYGKIQPRVMLGSNHIRYEGLEQPVRLTTNASLTYIVEEKEFTVTEDLYFVLSWGIPLEGPLQATFEDFYKRTKNYWTKWVENCHLPQIFQKEVIRSALALKLHQYEDTGGIIASCTTSLPEIHDEGRNWDYRFCWLRDTYYTLSALNSLGHFDEMEKYAHFVENLNPHDLASLQPVYCIDGSPEMTEIELELHGYMGNKPVRVGNQASMQIQHDAYGQILLAVFRLFIDERLVGRVDQSSVRLMKSILRYIEKTMETPDNGVWEFRGKQAIHSYTLMFHWAGSAAVRKVARLMNDEELAVRAEKAMNYASELLEKCYSQKKQAYAQALGSEELDASALQLITLGYFHDKPKEAAMKHVEAIEKELMLSPGFLLRYKHADDFGHQKSAFLACSFWYVEALAQMGRAKEAEEILQSIIQTQNHVGLMSEDFDVETQSQWGNFPQTYSHVGLINCAFAIDKAMTSPAFF; encoded by the coding sequence ATGGAAAGCACTACGTTCGGTTCACCTCATCGTTACGATCACGGCTTGATAGGCAATTGCGCCTACACAGCGTTAGTAGATACAAAAGCTAATATTAGCTGGTTGTGCTGGCCAAGATTCGATTCCAGCTTTATTTTCGGTCCGCTGTTAGATCCAGAAAAAGGCGGACAATTTTCATTCACACCGTCAGGGAAGAATTTTTCGTCGTCACAATCTTATATTAAGAACACCAATATACTTTCGACTCGTATCGAAACAACAGATGGTGCATTTGAAGTGATCGATTTTGCCCCGCGATTTAATTTGTTCGAACGCTATCATAAACCCTTGATGCTCTTTCGCAAAATTAAAAAATTATCAGGTCGTCCGCGCATCACTGTGAAATGCAATCCTGTCGGAGATTATGGAAAAATTCAGCCACGAGTCATGCTAGGCAGTAATCACATTCGATATGAAGGCTTAGAACAGCCCGTGCGTCTTACCACAAATGCTTCGCTCACCTATATAGTCGAAGAAAAAGAATTCACTGTGACTGAAGATCTTTACTTTGTTTTGTCCTGGGGGATTCCTTTGGAAGGCCCACTGCAAGCGACTTTCGAAGATTTTTATAAAAGAACAAAAAATTATTGGACGAAGTGGGTTGAAAACTGTCATTTGCCGCAAATTTTTCAGAAAGAAGTGATTCGTTCCGCTCTCGCTTTGAAACTTCATCAATATGAAGACACGGGCGGAATCATCGCTTCGTGTACAACAAGTCTTCCTGAAATTCACGACGAAGGCAGAAACTGGGATTATCGTTTCTGTTGGTTGCGCGATACTTACTACACGTTGTCTGCTTTAAATTCACTGGGCCATTTCGATGAAATGGAAAAGTATGCTCACTTCGTCGAAAATTTGAATCCCCATGATCTTGCTTCATTGCAACCTGTGTATTGCATTGATGGTTCACCGGAAATGACAGAAATTGAGTTAGAGCTTCACGGGTATATGGGAAATAAACCGGTGCGTGTAGGCAATCAAGCCTCAATGCAGATTCAGCACGATGCCTACGGACAAATTCTTCTGGCGGTCTTTCGACTTTTTATTGACGAGAGGTTGGTGGGAAGAGTCGATCAAAGCTCGGTGCGATTGATGAAAAGTATCTTACGCTATATCGAGAAAACAATGGAAACGCCGGATAACGGTGTATGGGAATTCCGCGGAAAACAGGCGATTCATTCTTACACGTTGATGTTCCACTGGGCCGGAAGCGCGGCGGTTCGCAAAGTCGCACGTCTGATGAATGACGAAGAGCTGGCCGTGCGGGCGGAGAAGGCCATGAACTATGCTAGCGAACTTCTTGAAAAATGTTATTCGCAGAAAAAGCAGGCCTATGCACAAGCACTGGGATCCGAGGAGCTTGATGCGAGTGCCTTACAGCTTATTACTCTGGGATATTTTCATGATAAACCGAAGGAAGCTGCTATGAAACATGTCGAAGCTATTGAAAAAGAGCTGATGCTTTCGCCAGGGTTTCTTCTTCGCTACAAACATGCAGATGATTTTGGTCACCAAAAGTCTGCATTCTTGGCTTGTAGCTTCTGGTACGTAGAGGCACTCGCGCAGATGGGAAGAGCCAAAGAGGCTGAAGAAATACTTCAAAGCATTATTCAAACCCAGAACCACGTGGGCCTTATGAGTGAGGACTTCGACGTCGAGACGCAGAGCCAGTGGGGGAACTTCCCACAGACCTACAGTCACGTCGGTTTAATCAACTGCGCATTTGCCATTGATAAAGCGATGACATCACCCGCATTTTTTTAA
- a CDS encoding GFA family protein → MKILKGSCHCKNIEVEVGIETDPANLQPRSCDCDFCVKHHAAYVSDPRGFLKIQYKSESLLGLYKQGTGTADFIFCQNCGILVGVIYKTPATIYGAVHSHILEANFQEEVTVSPKKLDKQAKTQRWEEVWFPDVMLGP, encoded by the coding sequence ATGAAAATTTTAAAGGGTTCTTGTCATTGTAAGAATATCGAAGTTGAAGTGGGAATAGAAACGGATCCAGCAAATCTTCAACCTCGCTCTTGTGATTGTGATTTCTGCGTAAAGCATCACGCCGCTTACGTCTCAGACCCGCGAGGTTTTTTAAAAATCCAATATAAATCCGAATCGCTTCTTGGTCTTTACAAACAAGGAACCGGAACGGCTGATTTTATCTTTTGCCAAAATTGTGGAATTCTTGTCGGAGTTATCTATAAGACTCCGGCTACCATCTATGGAGCGGTTCATAGTCATATATTGGAAGCAAACTTTCAGGAAGAAGTGACTGTGTCGCCCAAAAAACTCGATAAACAGGCAAAAACTCAACGTTGGGAAGAAGTTTGGTTTCCTGACGTGATGCTAGGTCCATAG
- a CDS encoding 2-hydroxyacid dehydrogenase, which translates to MNQSDLPTVFFTFPTTTEVLQQASKKFDVISTELDLTPKEILLNLESRPANAIVVGSKQKCDADFIKQLPSQVQIIATSSVGFEHIDVEAAKKRRLQASNTPDVLTDCTADLTLLLLLGASRRAREYVHVIEKGWTKPMAQNELLGVKLSGRTLGILGMGRIGQAVAQRARAFGLKILYHNRKRLSTELENGATYFKTFEEMLPHCDIVSLHAPATNETKNIINEKTLQIMKAQSILVNVARGSLVDETALLKALDSGKIFAAGLDVFQNEPSPNNQLVTHERVFPTPHMASATIETRTDMGLRALENVERVLMGQAPRDPLWT; encoded by the coding sequence ATGAACCAATCCGATTTGCCTACAGTCTTTTTTACTTTTCCAACAACCACTGAGGTCTTGCAGCAGGCATCTAAAAAATTTGACGTTATTTCTACGGAGCTAGATCTAACGCCCAAAGAAATTTTGTTAAATTTAGAATCTCGTCCAGCAAACGCCATTGTAGTCGGCTCAAAGCAAAAGTGCGATGCCGATTTTATTAAACAACTTCCTTCGCAAGTTCAGATCATCGCAACCTCCAGCGTAGGTTTTGAACACATCGATGTTGAGGCCGCAAAAAAGCGCCGGCTGCAAGCGTCCAATACTCCCGATGTCCTTACTGACTGCACGGCGGATCTGACTCTGCTTTTGCTTTTAGGGGCCAGTCGGCGCGCACGCGAATATGTTCACGTGATAGAAAAAGGATGGACCAAGCCCATGGCTCAGAATGAACTTTTAGGAGTTAAGCTTTCGGGAAGGACTTTAGGCATATTGGGCATGGGTCGCATCGGACAAGCGGTGGCCCAAAGAGCACGCGCCTTCGGCTTGAAGATCCTATATCACAATAGAAAACGACTCAGCACCGAACTAGAAAACGGTGCTACATACTTTAAGACCTTCGAAGAAATGCTTCCTCATTGTGATATAGTTTCCCTGCACGCCCCCGCAACAAACGAAACTAAAAATATTATCAATGAAAAAACACTCCAAATTATGAAAGCACAAAGCATTCTGGTGAATGTGGCTCGCGGTTCCTTAGTCGATGAAACAGCTCTTTTAAAAGCACTCGATTCAGGTAAGATTTTTGCCGCAGGCCTTGATGTTTTTCAAAATGAGCCGTCACCAAATAATCAACTCGTAACGCATGAAAGAGTTTTTCCCACACCTCATATGGCGAGTGCCACGATTGAAACGCGCACGGACATGGGATTAAGGGCCTTAGAAAACGTAGAGCGTGTTCTTATGGGACAAGCTCCGCGCGATCCCCTATGGACCTAG
- a CDS encoding linear amide C-N hydrolase has product MTFLNLVAVFMVVLLAYSKSEACTRAVYLDGKTNVITARSMDWKEDIMTNLWIFPRGIERFGQAGKNSVQWKSKYGSVIASGYDISTTDGMNEKGLVTNLLWLVESEYPKLSKKPGLAISLWAQYVLDNYATVAEAVDALKSEPFTIVTANVPGQERLATLHLSLSDASGDSAIIEYIEGKPVIHHGREYQVMTNSPTFEKQLALESYWKDIGGTVMLPGTNRASDRFARASFYINAIPKSKDPVVVLASVFSVIRNVSVPFGITTPNQPNISSTRWRTVADHLRMLYFFESALTPNTFWVDFKDVDFSEKTGKVLKLDLGKDQRNTFAGNVAKAFKPSEPFKFMGL; this is encoded by the coding sequence ATGACATTCCTAAATTTAGTAGCTGTTTTTATGGTTGTTCTTCTGGCTTATTCGAAATCAGAGGCTTGCACTCGAGCTGTGTATTTGGACGGAAAAACCAATGTCATCACCGCACGTTCGATGGATTGGAAAGAAGACATCATGACAAACCTATGGATTTTTCCAAGAGGAATAGAAAGGTTCGGGCAGGCGGGTAAAAACTCTGTTCAGTGGAAATCGAAGTATGGAAGTGTCATTGCCTCTGGTTACGATATTTCGACAACGGATGGAATGAACGAAAAAGGATTGGTGACCAACTTACTTTGGCTTGTGGAATCCGAATATCCAAAACTGAGCAAGAAGCCAGGGCTGGCAATTTCATTGTGGGCTCAGTACGTTTTAGATAATTATGCCACCGTCGCCGAAGCCGTTGACGCTTTAAAGTCAGAACCCTTTACCATCGTTACCGCGAATGTTCCGGGACAAGAGCGTTTGGCGACACTTCATTTATCTCTTTCGGATGCTTCAGGGGACAGTGCCATCATCGAATACATTGAAGGAAAGCCGGTTATTCATCATGGACGTGAATATCAAGTGATGACGAACTCTCCCACTTTTGAAAAGCAGCTAGCATTGGAAAGTTATTGGAAAGACATTGGTGGTACGGTCATGCTTCCGGGAACGAATCGAGCGTCAGATCGTTTCGCAAGGGCCTCGTTTTATATTAACGCCATTCCCAAGAGTAAAGACCCCGTGGTGGTGCTCGCAAGTGTGTTCAGCGTGATTAGAAACGTCTCTGTTCCTTTTGGTATCACGACTCCGAATCAACCCAACATTTCCTCTACACGCTGGCGAACGGTTGCTGATCACCTTCGCATGCTCTATTTTTTTGAATCAGCGCTGACACCAAATACGTTCTGGGTGGATTTCAAGGACGTCGATTTTTCAGAAAAGACGGGGAAGGTTCTGAAGCTGGATTTGGGAAAAGATCAGCGCAACACCTTTGCCGGTAATGTCGCCAAAGCGTTTAAGCCTAGCGAGCCTTTCAAGTTTATGGGGCTTTAG
- a CDS encoding GNAT family N-acetyltransferase yields MDITIRQENLEDIPQGQKLIEKAFENVEHSDGSEPLLVGKLRKSKNFIPRLSLVASGIGNEITGHILFTPIEIVRDDGSSQKSLALGPVSVLPTYQNKGVGGLLIKRGHDIAKELGFTSIILLGHPTYYPKFGYKPASLWNIKAPMDVPDEAFMAIELYPNALADASGYVKYPPEFGI; encoded by the coding sequence GTGGATATAACTATCAGACAAGAAAATTTAGAGGATATTCCGCAAGGTCAAAAACTTATTGAAAAGGCATTTGAGAATGTGGAGCATTCGGACGGCTCAGAACCTTTACTCGTAGGAAAACTACGAAAATCGAAAAATTTTATCCCACGGCTTTCGCTTGTTGCGAGTGGCATTGGAAATGAAATTACTGGCCACATTCTTTTTACTCCCATTGAAATTGTGCGGGATGATGGCTCATCTCAAAAGTCTTTGGCACTTGGCCCTGTGTCGGTATTACCCACTTATCAGAATAAAGGTGTCGGCGGACTGCTCATTAAACGAGGCCACGATATTGCGAAAGAGCTTGGATTTACGTCCATTATCTTACTTGGCCATCCTACGTATTATCCAAAATTTGGATACAAGCCCGCATCCTTATGGAATATCAAGGCGCCGATGGACGTTCCTGACGAGGCATTTATGGCGATTGAACTTTATCCCAACGCTCTTGCCGATGCTTCGGGATATGTTAAGTATCCCCCGGAGTTTGGAATCTAA
- a CDS encoding SRPBCC domain-containing protein — translation MCKTIKQKVHFNAPPDVIYSLLTDSKKYASLTGKKAKIGKSAGAPFSVYGGQATGIIVELVRNKRIVQAWRGHSFPEGIFSMATFNLKPTSKNGTELILIHRGVPKEMIPSIELGWRKYNWDPIKSYLEKQEDK, via the coding sequence ATGTGTAAAACGATAAAACAAAAGGTTCATTTTAACGCCCCACCTGATGTGATTTACAGTTTACTCACAGACTCTAAAAAGTATGCGTCCCTGACAGGAAAAAAAGCTAAGATCGGAAAGTCAGCCGGAGCTCCCTTTTCAGTTTATGGAGGACAAGCAACAGGAATCATCGTGGAGCTAGTTCGAAATAAAAGAATCGTCCAGGCTTGGAGAGGCCATAGCTTCCCTGAAGGAATATTCTCTATGGCGACTTTCAACTTAAAACCCACCAGCAAAAACGGCACCGAACTTATCTTGATCCATCGGGGCGTGCCCAAGGAAATGATTCCCTCTATCGAGCTTGGTTGGCGCAAATACAACTGGGACCCGATAAAAAGTTATTTGGAAAAGCAGGAAGATAAGTAG
- a CDS encoding SRPBCC family protein, with product MRLFKTAITILLTTFCVSAFGKSTKSAKDKMTTTLPAKHISITINRPSDEVYQFASNPENLPQWAAGLADATLRKSGNEWITNSPMGQVKVKFVDKNPYGVIDHDVELPSGEVVNNPLRVIKNASGSEVIFTLFRRPNMTEEMFAKDAELVTKDLKKLKSILEK from the coding sequence ATGAGACTGTTTAAAACGGCCATCACCATTCTACTTACGACATTCTGCGTGTCAGCTTTCGGCAAAAGCACCAAAAGCGCAAAGGATAAAATGACGACCACGCTTCCTGCTAAGCATATCAGCATCACTATCAATCGTCCGAGTGACGAAGTTTATCAATTCGCTTCTAATCCTGAAAATCTCCCGCAATGGGCGGCGGGATTGGCGGATGCTACTTTAAGGAAGTCAGGCAATGAGTGGATTACTAATTCACCTATGGGACAAGTTAAAGTTAAGTTCGTCGATAAAAACCCGTATGGCGTCATCGATCACGATGTTGAGCTGCCGTCAGGGGAAGTCGTTAACAATCCACTTCGAGTGATAAAAAATGCATCCGGCAGCGAAGTGATCTTCACTCTTTTCCGTAGACCCAACATGACAGAAGAGATGTTTGCCAAAGACGCTGAGTTGGTCACTAAAGACCTTAAGAAACTAAAATCGATTTTAGAAAAGTAG
- a CDS encoding class I SAM-dependent DNA methyltransferase — translation MDFKKFDQRNYPTVSAKEGYGEWAETYENSVPDLLDLQTLHQIESVSWRDSKACLDLACGTGRIGAWLKSKDVNTIDGLDLTPEMLEKAKAKNIYQELKLGSVEFTGLSENHYDLLIMSLVDEHLKTLKPVYAEAYRLAQPGAKFVVVGMHPFFFMTGMPTHFKDKEGNSKAIETNLHLISDHVRAALAAGWRLEEMHEGLINDDWVRVKPKWEKFRDYPVSYGYVWSRS, via the coding sequence ATGGATTTCAAAAAATTTGATCAAAGAAATTATCCCACTGTTTCTGCTAAAGAAGGTTACGGCGAATGGGCAGAGACTTATGAAAACTCAGTACCTGATCTTTTAGATCTTCAGACATTACATCAAATAGAGTCAGTGTCTTGGCGTGATTCGAAAGCTTGTCTGGATCTTGCTTGCGGAACGGGGCGAATCGGAGCCTGGCTTAAAAGCAAGGATGTAAACACCATCGATGGTTTGGATTTAACACCGGAGATGCTTGAAAAAGCCAAAGCCAAAAACATTTATCAGGAACTGAAATTGGGGAGTGTTGAATTCACCGGACTTTCAGAAAATCACTATGATCTTCTCATCATGAGTTTAGTTGATGAGCATCTTAAAACTTTAAAGCCCGTCTATGCAGAGGCTTATCGACTTGCTCAGCCTGGAGCAAAGTTCGTCGTTGTGGGAATGCATCCTTTCTTTTTTATGACTGGAATGCCAACCCATTTCAAAGACAAAGAGGGAAACTCGAAAGCCATCGAAACAAACCTGCATCTTATCAGCGACCATGTTCGAGCCGCACTGGCTGCGGGCTGGAGACTTGAAGAAATGCACGAAGGTTTAATCAATGATGACTGGGTCCGAGTCAAACCGAAGTGGGAAAAGTTCAGAGACTATCCTGTGAGCTACGGCTACGTTTGGAGTCGATCCTAG